The nucleotide window CTTACATAATCAGTCATTTGCGGTTTTATTTTTTGACCTTGATGGTTTTAAATGGGTAAATGATTCCTTAGGCCATAAAATTGGGGATATCTTATTAAATAGGGTCTGCCAACGAGTTCTCCCTCTAATTGAAGAACAGGATGGCATTATGGCTCGATATGGCGGGGATGAATTTGTTATATTGCTCCAAAAAGGGAGCCGGGTGGAAATAGAAGAAGTAGCCCAAAAGGTTATGTCTGCGGTTGGAAAGGAATATCAAATCCACTCTTTTAAAACCTTTGTTACGGCAAGCATTGGTATTAGTATGTATCCTACTGATGGATATTCAATGGAACAATTATTGCAAAATGCCGATATAGCCATGTATGAAGCGAAAAGGAAAGGAAAAAATCAATTTATTTTTTTCCAGGACCTTACAAGCGATGATAGTTATAGGAACTTATTAGAGTTTGAAAAGGATTTAAAAGATGCACTTGTGAATCGTCAATTTGAATTATATTACCAGGTTATTGTAAATGGAGATAACAAACGAATTGCTGGAGTGGAGGCGCTTTTACGCTGGAATCACCCTACAAAGGGGATTATTCCACCTGCTACATTTATTCCCATTGCTGAGGAAACAGGGATGATGCCCTCCATCGGATTATGGGTTTTGGAAGATGCTGTGAAACAGGTGAAAAAATGGTATCAAAGTGGATACGATGATCTTGTCCTCTCGGTTAATATTTCAAAATCGCAAATGAAGGACAGCAGTTTTATTGAAAAGTTAGATCAAATTCTAACTAAATTTCAATTTCCAGCCCATATGCTACAATTAGAGATAACGGAAAGTGACATTGAACATTATCTTCGAGAAATTGATGAATTTACAAAGGAGTTAAAAAGTCGTGGGGTAAAAATTGCTTTAGATGATTTCGGGGTTGGAACTTCCTCACTCTTATATTTGAAAGAATTACCCATAGATGTCATAAAAATTGATCGAAGTTTTATTAAAGATGTTCCAATGCAATCCTTTGATAGCATTCTTCTGATGGGAATGTTGGAAATTTTTAGCGACTTAAACATGACAATTATTGTAGAGGGAATCGAGGAAGAAGCACAAATTGAGTTTATATGCTCAAAATTTCAGGCCAAATTGCAAGGCTATTATTTCAGCAGGCCTATACCGGCTGCAATGCTTGAATTAGAATTTTTAAATAAAAGGAGTGATGCATAATCATGCACACTCCTTTTCCTGTTTTATTTTACACAAAAGTAGGGAATATCGCGGGTGGAATGTTCTCAATTTGTTAATATTCCATTCATCAAAAAGAAGAATCATATGATATGGTTTAAGTAAGAAGTGAACTTTCGGAAGGAGGATTTACTAACATGAAAGCGCGATTAATTGAACCAAATAATGGTCGAAAAGTCCAAAAGGAAAAGGAAATCGTCAGGCAAATGATCGTACTGTACTGCCGGAAGAACCATCATCACAATGTGCTGTGTAAGGAATGTCTGGATTTAAAAAACTATGCGCTATTAAGGCTTTCATTCTGCCGTTTTGGCGAGGAAAAAACGGCCTGCTCTAACTGTAAGGTTCATTGCTATAAACCGAAATACCGGCAAAAGATGAAGGCTGTGATGCGATACTCAGGTCCATGGATGATGCTGTATCATCCCATTTATTCTGTGAAGCATTTATTAAATAGATAGAGAAACAAAAAAGGTGCATATCCCTTTTCCACACAGAATGTGGTCCGGGGGTATGCACTCTTTTTGATATGTTACCTTATACCCTTCATGAAGCCCTGAATTTTCGGAGATAGCATTAAAAGGATAATCCCTAGGACTATAGAGGCTCCGCCGATAAACCCAAAATAGGCCATTTCGGTCTCAGGTGTGTAAAATTTAACAATTTGCGCATTAATCGCTTGTGCTGCAGCACTAGATAGGAACCAAAGGCTCATGGTTTGTGCTGAGAATGCAGCAGGTGCTAATTTAGTAGTGGCTGATAATCCTACAGGTGATAAGCATAATTCACCAAGTACACATACTAAATAACTAATCACTAACCATAAAGGGTTTACCATGGAATCCGTGCCGCCGAAGTATGCTGGAAGCAGGATTACAATAAATGACAAACCAGCGAACAATAATGCGATGGAGAACTTTTGCGGTATTGTTGGTTCGCGTTTCCCTAATTTAACCCACATCCATGCGAATACAGGTGCTAATGTGATAATGAATAAAGGATTTAATGATTGGAACCATGCTGGTGAAATAGTTATGCCAGCGAAGTTAAGCTGTGTACGTGTATCCGCATAACTTGCAAGGATGGTTGAACCTTGTTCTTGGATCGCCCAAAACATAACAGAGGCGATAAAGAGCGGAATGTATGCAAGCAAACGTGAACGCTCTACACTTGTTGTATTTTTGCTGCGATACATGACAATGAAATAAAGTGTTGGAATTAAGAGACCAAGAATTCCAATTAGATTAACAAAAATGTCAAATGTTAAAATCCCTTTTGTAATAGTAATAGCAAAAATAATGGCAATGACGATAACGGCTAATCCAATAATGGTAAAGACTTTCTTTCTCTCAGCAGGAGAAAGTGGATTTCCAACTGTTTGACCAGCAAGTCCAAGGTTTTTTTTCTTTGTCGCCATAAACATGATAAGCCCTAAGAACATACCAACAGCGGCAATACCAAATCCTAAATGAAAACTTTGCTTATAAACAGATCCGACGATTAATGGGGAGATGAATGCACCAAGGTTAATCCCCATATAGAAGATACTAAATCCGGCATCACGACGATTATCCGTTTCACTGTACATCTCACCTACAACCGTTGACACGTTTGGTTTAAGCAAGCCTGTTCCAAGGACAATTAGAACCATGGAAACGAAGAATAGAGTGATAGTTCCAGGAATAGCAAGAGCAATGTGACCAAACATAATTAAAATACCGCCGATAAATACAGCTCTGGAGGCACCAAAAATACGGTCAGCCAGCCAGCCGCCAATAATACCGGACATATATACAAGGGATCCGTAAATGGACACGATCGAAAGGGAGAGGGTTTTATCCATCCCTAAGCCACCTTGTGAGACCTCGTAATACATGTAATAAACGAGGATTGCCTTCATTCCATAATAAGAAAAGCGTTCCCAGAATTCTGTGAAGAAGAGGGTAAAAAGACCTTTAGGATGCCCAAAAAATCCTTTCTGAGGTACACTCTCCGCAATTTTCTGTCTATTTATGTTTGACATTGTATAACCTCCTTTTGTTATTCTATAATACTTTTAGTATGTTTGAATTGTCAAAAACTTTTTTTGGAAAATAAGTTAGATATGGTTGAAAACCTTGATAATTCAATATAATTGAGGTTTGTTGAAGCAAAAGAAAGTTTTTTTAAAATAGTAAATAAATTCTGATTTAAATAACTTTTTACTTTGAGAGTTTAATAGTAAATTGGACATAAAAAAAGCCACGGGGATGTTCATCACCGGGGCTTCTAAGTCAATTAGGCACGGAACCATTCTAATTATCAGGAATAATAATATATTTGCAGGTACTACCTTTTAAATAGCGATAGATTATCTGTGCTTCATCGATATCATCCCTGCTAACTTCTAGGGTGGAAGGCATATCAGACCAAAAATGGGTTGATACGTTTATTTTAAGAGTATGAAGGAATTGTTCAATGTTAAGGTCTACTAAATGATATTTTTCACTAAACAGTATCCTGTTCCCTTTTATTAGGAAAAGTTTACATCTATGATCCTGTAGAGATTCTAGGACCACAATATTCTTATTCGCTTCTGTAAATTCAATCACTTTTTCATTAGTGAGAAGTGCTTGGATGGCGTCTGAATAGTCCCTGTATTTTGCCGCGGTTTCAAAATCAAACTTCATGGAGGCTTCTGCCATTTTTTGCTTCATTTCTTGTAATATAGTCATGTCTGTACCATTTAATATGGAAATGATTTTGTTCATGATTTTTTTATATTGTTCAATCGCAGAGTCAGAGAAACAGATCCCCATGCATAAACCTATTGACATGGGGAATTCTTATATGTAGTATTACTACAGCTTATTTTATAAAAGTCCTTTATCCCCTGTAATGCCTTTTCTACACTATGTTTACTCCTATATGGGCCAAAGTAAAGATTCTCATCCTTTTCTATACTAGGAGAAATTCCGATTCTTTCCAATCCATTATCTTTTTGAATCTTGATATAGGTATAGGATTTGGGATTTTTCATCATCTTATTGAAAAGCGGCTTTAATTCTCGAATTAATTTACATTCCAGCATAAATGCTTCGAATTCTGTATCTGTCAGGATGTAGGTAAAGTTCGCAATATTTGCTTTTAACTTTTGTACCTTTTGCGAATGTGCTTTCGAATTTTGAAAGTATGAACTGACCCGATTCTTAAGATTTTTCGCCTTCCCTACATAAATAATGCTTCCATAAGAATCTTCCATTAAATAAACACCAGGTGTTAAGGGAAGGTTCTTTACCTTTTCTTTTAAATTCATTTGCAGCTCCCCCAATACTCCCCTATTTTATCATAGCAAGGGAAAAGGGGTGAGGATCCTCTTAGGGGGATTTTCTCACGTAACCATCTTCTTTTTTAGTTGGGATATCTGTTATATAAAATGACAAGCAGTACTAACATTACGATGTCTAACCTGGCATTGAAGGCAAATTGGAGAATGCCTGTGTGTATGGATGGTAGTTTTGTTAATAGTAGGGCAGCAATCATGATGGCAATTAACGGAATCACCGCATTCTTTACCGCTATATTTAGTAAAATGAACATTCCACATCCTATCTCCAGTGCAACGATAACATGTAGCATGATGTGGGGATATGGAAGGCCTAAGTGAAGAAAGCCATTGGCCAATTCAGCACTCATTAGTTTCATTAACCCTGAAATGATAAATACGTACGCCACCGCATATCGAATAAATTTAATCATAGATAAAGAAGTATCCATGTCAAAACAACCCCCTCTATTAAACTGTATGTCCTATCGAGGACAAACATCACTTGAAGATGGTGCCTGACACCATTAAATGGTTATTTTAGTTGTAAATAGGAGCAATGGTGTCAGGCACCATTAATTTATTAAAAATAGGCAATTTAGTGTTTGACTTTGACGTTGCGTAAAGGTGTATGGTTGATGTATGAGGAGGTGATCAGATGGAGTATACCGTGCAGAAGCTGGCGCATTTAGCCGGGATTAGCACCAGAACTTTAAGATATTATGATGAAATTGATATTCTTAAGCCGGCAAGAATCAATTCGTCAGGATATAGGATTTATGGTCTGGCGGAGGTAGATCGTCTGCAGCAAATTCTGTTTTACCGGGAGCTAGGTGTGAGCTTGGACAGCATAAAGGAAATTATTACTGCCCCATCCTTTGATGGCGATGCTGCACTTCGTGAGCATCGTGAGAAACTCCTCGAGAAAAAGTCGCAATTAGAGTTATTAATTGCGAATGTGGATAAAACGATTGCCTTAAATGAAGGGAGAATAAACATGTCGAATAAAGAAAAGTTTGAAGGATTTAAGAAAAAAATGATTGATGATAACGAGAAAAAGTATGGTAAAGAAATCCGTGATAAATATGGTGACGATACTGTCGATGCTTCCAATGCAAAAGTTATGAATATGTCACAGGAGCAGCATGATGAGGTTACTGCCCTTGCGGAACAGCTCAAACAAACCTTAGCGGAAGCCTTTAAAACCGGGGATCCTGCAGGGAAGTTGGCACAAGAAGCTGCTGACCTACACAGACAATGGCTTTGCTATTATTGGAAGGAATACAGTAAAGAGGCCCATGCAGGCCTGGCACAAATGTATGTCGATGATGAAAGATTTACACTCTATTATGATCAAGAACAGCCTGGAACAGCCGAATTTTTACGAGATGCCATTCATATTTATACAGGAATAAAACAATAATCTTTAAAAATGGATGGAGATGAATCCCATCCATACGTTGAGAATTGTCTAGCTTCAGCGCCCTTCCGCTTTTCTTTGCATAGTATTCCTTTCCTTATTAAATACTTTAAACAGGACGTTTGATATGGAGAGGTGTGGAAGTGTGAAAAAAACAACACCGGTTTTTTGGGTAGCAGTTATTGTTTCAATACTATTTATTATTTGGGGCGTTATTCCCGCCCGAGTGTTGCCAACGGGTAATCTACAACATGTAACAAGTTTAATCCAAACTTCAATTATTGAGAAGTTTGGCTGGTTTTATCTTCTCTCCGCGACCATTTTTCTTGTCTTTGCCCTCGCGTTAATATTCACAAAGTATGGGAACATAAAGCTTGGGAAGGACACGGATGAGCCCGAGTTTTCCAGTATTACCTGGTTTGCGATGTTGTTTAGTGCAGGGATGGGTATAGGTCTCGTTTTTTGGGGAGTAGCTGAGCCTTTATCTCATTATCATCAACCACCCTCCGGTGAAGGAGAAACAACAGAGGCTGCAAGATTGGCCATCAGGTACTCCTTTTTCCATTGGGGGTTACACCCATGGGGCATTTATGCCGTAATAGGTCTAATTCTAGCTTATTTTAATTTCCGAAAAAATACAGCTGGAGTTGTTAGTCAAATTTTAAAGCCAATATTTGGTGACAGGGTGAATGGATCCTTAGGTGTATTATTCGATTTTATCGCTATTTTTGCCACTGTGTTCGGTGTGGCGACATCGTTGGGATTTGGTGCTTCTCAAATCAGTGGCGGCGCGTCTTATATGTTTCCGTCCATTCAAAATAATTTTACAACACAGCTTATGATTATCATCATTGTCACTGTACTTTATTTATTATCTGCCTCAACTGGTCTGGATAAAGGAATTGCGTTATTAAGTAATGTAAATATCATCCTGGCCATCGCATTAATGCTTTTTCTGCTATTTTCCGGACCCACAAATTTTATTATGGACTTGTTCACGACTACCATCGGGGGCTACCTACAAAATCTTACTTCCATGAGCTTTAGGCTGAGTCCATTTGAACAGAATACCTGGGTTCAAGATTGGACGATCTTTTATTGGGCATGGTGGATTGCCTGGGCGCCCTTTGTTGGAACCTTTATTGCACGTGTGTCGAAAGGAAGAACCATTAGGGAATTTGTTATTGGGGTTTTACTGGTTCCAACCTTGTTTGGTGCCCTATGGTTTTCAGTGTTTGGGGGTTCAGCGGTCTATCTAGAGTATTTTGAACATCAAAACATCATGGCTATTATTAATCAAAAAGGACAGGAAATTGCCTTGTTTTCTGTGTTGTCTCATTTTCCTTTGGGAAATATTATGTCATACATCGCAATCTTTCTAATTGGCACTTTTTTTATAACATCGGCAGATTCGGCAACATTCGTTTTAGGGATGCAGTCGACTGGTGGAAACCTAAATCCGCCCAACAGAGTAAAGTTAGTTTGGGGTCTTATTCAGTCCGCATCTGCTGCCGTATTACTTTGGGCAGGTGGATTAGAGGCACTGCAAACGGCTTCCATCATTGCAGCCTTCCCTTTCAGTATCATTATCCTCTTGATGATTCTATCGTTTGTTAAAATCCTAAAAACGGAAAGGATTCATCGAATTAAATATGCTGATAAACTAGAGCCTAAAGAAGACTAATATCATTGCAAAAATCTATGCCTGACGGAATTCGTGATAAAAAATGAATTTTGTTAGGTGTTTTTTTGTTCTTATGACAAATTTCGACAAACTTTCCTATATCATCTATGTCATAATTATCATAAAATTCATAACAGTAGTATAATATTTTAAAAGGCAGATTGAAAAGAATACATAAAGTAGGTGTAAATGTGAATAAAGACCCTATCCTTCAAATAAAGGACTTAAAGGTTTCATTCCAATCAGGTAAGAAATTTGTCGCTGCAGTAGATGGGATCAGTTTTGAATTGAAAGAGGGAGAAATTCTTGGGATTGTCGGCGAGTCCGGGAGCGGCAAAAGTGTGACATCATTAGCCACGATGGGACTTATCCCGTCTCCTCCAGGAAAAATTGAGCATGGAGAAATTATTTTTGAAGGAACAGACCTGAAAAATATTTCAGAAAAGGAATGGCGAAGAATCCGCGGAAATCAGATTTCGATGATTTTCCAAGAACCGATGACCTCGTTGAATCCTTTGTTTACGATTGGTAATCAGTTGATGGAAGCTATACGGTTACATACCGATCTCAATAAATCACAAGCAAAAGTACGAAGTATAGAATTACTAAGGCTTGTAGGCATTCCAAGAGCAGAAGGAATTCTTAAAGACCATCCACATCAGCTCTCAGGTGGAATGAGGCAGCGGGTCATGATTGCGATGGCGATGGCCTGTAATCCAAAGGTCCTGATTGCGGATGAGCCCACAACGGCTCTCGATGTTACTATCCAGGCACAAATACTGGCATTAATGAAGGATTTAAATCAAAAAACAAATACATCGATCATCCTCATTACCCACGATTTAGGTGTTGTAGCGGAAATTTGCGAGCGGGTCATTGTGATGTATTCAGGCCAAATCGTTGAACAGGGTGATGTCAGAAAAATACTAAAGGACCCGCAGCATCCATATACAAAGGGACTTTTGAAATCCGTCCCAGACCTAAGCAGAAAAAAGGATCGGCTCTATAGTATTCCGGGGACAGTTCCTGCTCCAGGAACAGTTCTAAAGGGCTGCAAATTCGCGGCCAGGTGTGCTGAGGTATTTGGTCAATGCCATGAAGAAACGCCGGAATTATATAATACGGAAAAAGACGGGCATGAAGTGCGCTGTTTCCTACATACCTTGAAGGAGGGGAGTGACAAACATGTCGGAGTTTCTTCTTGAAGTAAATGGTTTGAAAAAGTATTTTCCAATCACTGGTGGGCTTCTTGGGAGAAAACAAGGGGAAGTCAAAGCGGTTGATGATGTTTCTTTTTATGTAAAAAAAGGAGAGACACTTGGGATTGTAGGTGAAAGCGGTTGCGGGAAGTCCACGACTGGCCGATTACTCATGCGTTTGATTGAGGCTAGTGATGGAAGAATAATTTTCGAAGATAAAGAGATTACCAGTTTGTCAAAGTCAGAATTACGAAAAACACGTAGGGAAATACAAATGGTATTCCAGGATCCTTATGCTTCCTTAAACCCTAGGCATTCGATCGAGCAAATTCTTGAGGAGCCTCTGATTGTTCATGGAATCGGAACGAAAGAGGAGCGTAGGAAGCAGGTAAGAGAAATGCTGGAGGTTGTAGGCCTTAGCAGTTACCATGCTAAAAGGTATCCCCACCAGTTCAGCGGCGGGCAGCGCCAGCGGATTGGGATTGCCAAAGCATTGATGACAAAACCGAAACTAATTATTGCTGATGAACCGGTTTCCGCTCTTGACGTTTCGATTCAGGCCCAGGTTCTCAATCTGATGAAGGACATCCAAAAAGAATTCCAGCTTACATACATATTTATCGCACATGATTTAGGTGTAGTTCGACATATCAGTGACCGTGTAGGCGTGATGTATTTAGGCAGATTAATAGAATTAGCCGATAGTGAAGAACTCTATGAAAATCCACAGCATCCGTATACGAAGGCACTTCTTTCCGCTGTACCTGTGCCAGATCCTGATTTAAAGAAGAAAACCATATTAATTGAAGGGGAACTGCCAAGTCCGGCAAATCCTCCTTCAGGCTGTGCCTTCCATACAAGATGCGGACAGGTAATGGATATTTGTAAAACAGCTAGACCAGCAGAGCACGTAGAAAATGGTCATTTTGTGGCATGTCATTTATATAACAAATGATATGCAGCATTTATGATAAAACACAAATAATTAGGGGGTTAAAACGCTTATGAAGAAAAAGTCTTTTACACTGCTGTTGATTTCTTTATTAGCCATCAGCATGTTTTTAGTTGGCTGTAACAGCAAATCGAGCAGCGAGTCTGACGGCAAAAAAGAGCCAGCCACAAGCAATGGTTCCAAAAAGGATACACTTGTGTATGGCCGTGGTGGAGATTCCACTTCTTTGGATCCAATCACTACAACTGAGGGAGAAGCCTTTAAAGTCACTGAAAATATTTTCGAAACCTTACTTGAGTATGGCGAAAAAGATACTACTGTCCAACCGGGACTTGCTGAAAAGTGGGAGCCGTCTGAGGATGGATTAACGTACACATTCCACCTGCGTCAAGGAGTGAAATTCCATGACGGTACTGATTTTAATGCAGAGGCGGTTGTCTTTAACTTTGATCGCTGGATGAATGGGGATGAAGAGAAATTCCCTTATTACACCATGTTTGGCGGCTATAAAGCGGATGAAGGGCATGTCATTAAAGAAGTGAAAGCGCTTGATGAGTACACAGTCCAGTTCGTCTTGAAACGTCCGCAGGCCCCTTTCTTGAAAAACTTAGCGATGTCGCCATTTGGAATTGCCAGTCCTGAAGCTGTTAAAAAGTGGGGCGATGATTTCAGAAGCCATCCGGTTGGAACCGGTCCATTTAAATTTGTTGAATGGAAAAAGAAAGACCGTATTGTCGTTGAAAAAAATCCAGACTACTGGCAAGAAGGTTTACCGAAGTTAAACAAAATCATCTTCCGTGTTATTCCGGAAAATGCTGCACGTTTAAATGCTCTTTCAAAAGGTGAAATCGATGTAATGGATGGATTGAATAATTCTGATGAAGCAACAGTTAAGTCTGATGACAAGCTGCAAATTATCGAACGTCCATCAATGAACGTTGGTTATATTGGATTAACAAATACACGCAAACCATTTGATAATAAGCTTGTTCGTCAGGCAATTAATTATGCTATTGATAAAAAGTCTATCATTGATGCGTTCTATGGCGGCAAAGCACTTCCAGCTAAAAACCCTATGCCACCTTCCATTGAAGGATATAACGACGCCATTGAAGAGTATCCATATGATTTAGAAAAGGCAAAAGCGCTATTGAAGGAAGCAGGTTATGAAAAAGGTTTTAAAATGGATTTATGGGCAATGCCTGTAGCTCGTCCATATATGCCTGAAGCACAGAAGGTTGCTGAAGTAATCCAAGAAAGCTTAAGCAAAATTGGCGTAACTGCAGAAATCAAATCAGTAGACTGGGCCACTTATTTAGAAAAAGCAACAAAAGGAGAGTTTGATGCCTTTATGCTTGGCTGGACAGGTGACAATGGTGACCCTGATAACTTCATTTACACATTGCTTGATAAAGATGCCATTGGCAGCAACAACTACTCTTACTACAGCAATGATGAACTACACAACATCTTAATTGAAGCGCAAACAGAAACAGATCAAGCAAAACGGAACGAGCTTTATAAAAAGGCTCAAGAAATCATCCATGATGATGCACCTTGGGTACCGCTTGTACACTCAACACCACTATTAGCGGCGTCTAAAGATGTACTGAATTACATCCCGCATCCAACTGGATCAGAATGCTTAAGTAAAGTGGAATTTAAATAGTAATGGGGGAAAAGGGGAGGGAGCATTGCCTCCCCTTTTCTTACCATTAGGCGGAGAGATGGCTCTGTTTAGGGTGAAAATCCGATGGAACATCGAAGTACAGGGGTTCTATTTTCGTATTTTTTTCAAAAGAGGTGATGGTTATGTTAACGTATACAGTCCGGCGAATACTAGCCTTAATTCCAGTATTAATCGGAATGACCCTTGTTGTTTTTGCCATTATTCATGCAATTCCGGGGAATCCGGCACAAGTTATTCTTGGGCAAAGGGCAACGCAGGAAGCAGTTGCCAATTTGACAGC belongs to Neobacillus sp. OS1-2 and includes:
- a CDS encoding ABC transporter substrate-binding protein encodes the protein MKKKSFTLLLISLLAISMFLVGCNSKSSSESDGKKEPATSNGSKKDTLVYGRGGDSTSLDPITTTEGEAFKVTENIFETLLEYGEKDTTVQPGLAEKWEPSEDGLTYTFHLRQGVKFHDGTDFNAEAVVFNFDRWMNGDEEKFPYYTMFGGYKADEGHVIKEVKALDEYTVQFVLKRPQAPFLKNLAMSPFGIASPEAVKKWGDDFRSHPVGTGPFKFVEWKKKDRIVVEKNPDYWQEGLPKLNKIIFRVIPENAARLNALSKGEIDVMDGLNNSDEATVKSDDKLQIIERPSMNVGYIGLTNTRKPFDNKLVRQAINYAIDKKSIIDAFYGGKALPAKNPMPPSIEGYNDAIEEYPYDLEKAKALLKEAGYEKGFKMDLWAMPVARPYMPEAQKVAEVIQESLSKIGVTAEIKSVDWATYLEKATKGEFDAFMLGWTGDNGDPDNFIYTLLDKDAIGSNNYSYYSNDELHNILIEAQTETDQAKRNELYKKAQEIIHDDAPWVPLVHSTPLLAASKDVLNYIPHPTGSECLSKVEFK